From a region of the Pyrococcus kukulkanii genome:
- a CDS encoding 50S ribosomal protein L21e, which yields MVQKAHSFRRKTRKKLRKHPRRRGLPPLTRFLQEFEVGQRVHIVIEPSYHKGMPDPRFHGRTGTVVGKRGDAYIVEVPDGNKVKTLFIHPVHLRPQK from the coding sequence ATGGTTCAGAAGGCTCATAGCTTTAGAAGAAAAACTAGAAAAAAGTTAAGGAAGCATCCTAGGAGGAGGGGGCTCCCTCCACTTACGAGGTTCCTTCAGGAGTTTGAAGTGGGACAGAGGGTTCACATAGTAATTGAGCCTAGTTATCACAAGGGTATGCCAGATCCAAGGTTCCATGGCAGGACTGGCACTGTAGTTGGCAAGAGGGGAGATGCTTACATAGTTGAGGTCCCGGATGGCAACAAAGTAAAGACTCTCTTCATTCATCCAGTTCACCTTAGGCCCCAGAAGTGA
- a CDS encoding RNA polymerase Rpb4 family protein, which produces MIGRKKLGQRYITIAEAKEILLKRHEEGLKAGIEEPLYYEARLALEHAEKFAKLPAEKAREAVKELMKEFEWMSDWLAAKIVDIMPEDTFDLRVIFAKEEHQPTQDDMKKILEILDKYRR; this is translated from the coding sequence ATGATAGGGAGGAAAAAGCTTGGCCAGAGGTATATTACAATAGCTGAGGCCAAGGAAATACTCCTAAAAAGGCACGAAGAGGGGTTAAAAGCTGGAATAGAGGAGCCCCTATACTATGAGGCAAGACTTGCTCTCGAACATGCAGAAAAGTTTGCCAAGTTACCGGCTGAGAAAGCCAGGGAAGCTGTTAAAGAGCTCATGAAAGAGTTCGAATGGATGAGTGACTGGCTTGCGGCCAAGATAGTGGACATAATGCCCGAGGACACATTTGACCTAAGAGTCATCTTTGCCAAGGAGGAACATCAACCAACCCAAGATGACATGAAGAAGATCCTTGAGATACTTGACAAGTACAGAAGATAA
- a CDS encoding geranylgeranylglyceryl/heptaprenylglyceryl phosphate synthase: MKIGRVERYIHEKLEENKLHFVLIDPDDTSPDEASKIAELCENVGVDAIMVGGSTGAEGNVLDNVVKAIKESSSLPVILFPGSHGGISKYADAIFFMSLLNSRNPFFITGAQALGAFTVKKFGLEPIPMAYIIVEPGETAGWVGDAKPIPRHKPKIAAAYALAGQYLGMRLVYLEAGSGAPNPVPPEMVRVVKSAIDVPLIVGGGIRNGNQARELVKAGADIIVTGTAIESAKSLEEVQVRLKHLREGIKV, translated from the coding sequence GTGAAAATAGGGAGAGTGGAAAGATACATTCATGAAAAGCTTGAAGAGAATAAATTGCACTTTGTTTTAATAGACCCCGACGATACTTCTCCTGATGAAGCCTCAAAAATTGCGGAACTTTGTGAGAATGTTGGAGTTGACGCAATAATGGTCGGGGGATCAACTGGAGCTGAAGGAAACGTTCTGGATAATGTAGTTAAGGCAATAAAGGAGAGCTCTTCCCTTCCAGTTATTCTGTTCCCAGGGTCACATGGAGGAATTAGCAAATATGCAGACGCAATATTCTTCATGAGCCTCCTCAACTCAAGGAACCCATTCTTCATTACAGGTGCTCAAGCCCTTGGAGCGTTCACAGTAAAGAAATTTGGATTAGAACCAATTCCAATGGCATATATAATAGTTGAACCTGGGGAAACAGCCGGATGGGTTGGGGATGCGAAACCTATCCCAAGGCACAAGCCAAAGATAGCTGCAGCATATGCACTGGCTGGTCAGTATCTAGGAATGAGATTAGTTTACCTTGAAGCGGGGAGTGGGGCTCCTAACCCCGTCCCTCCAGAGATGGTTAGGGTGGTAAAGTCAGCTATCGATGTTCCCCTAATCGTCGGGGGAGGGATAAGAAACGGGAATCAGGCAAGAGAACTTGTAAAGGCAGGGGCAGACATTATAGTTACCGGAACTGCTATTGAAAGTGCTAAGTCCCTTGAAGAGGTCCAAGTTAGGCTAAAGCACCTTAGAGAGGGGATTAAAGTTTGA